AGCGCGGCCTTCGCGTGGGCTGGGTGCGTCCGATCAGCCTCTGGCCCTTCCCGAGCGAGGTGGTCGCGCGCGCCGCGGAGCGTGCCCGCGCCGTCGCGGTCTTCGAGCTCAACGCGGGACAGATGATCGAGGACGTCGAGCTGGCCGTGCGCGGGCGGGCACCGGTGCACGCGATCGGCGGCATCAGCCACGACCACTCGGGATTCGGCGTGGGCCCGCTGCTCAGCGTCGAGCACATCCTGCGGCAGATCGAGGCCGTGTACCCCGGGGAGGCCCGGTCATGAGCGACGCGATGGAGAAGGTCTTCGCCGTGCCCGATCTGCTCCTGCGCACCGAGCACTCGCTCTGCCCGGGCTGTGGCGAGCCGGTCGCCCTGCGCACGATCCTCGAGATCGTGGGGCAGCTCGGTCTCCGCGACCGCACGATCTGCGTCGCGGGGATCGGCTGCTACACGGCGTTCCCCATGATCATGGACCTCGACGTCATGCAGGCGCTGCACGGTCGTGCGCCGTCGGTTGCGACGGGCGTGAAGCGCGTGCGACCCGACGCGCTCGTCTTCACCATGCAGGGCGACGGCGACATGATCTCCGAGGGCCTCCAGGAGGTGCTGCACGCCGCGGCGCGCGGCGAGAAGATCACGGCCATCGTCTTCAACAACGCCGTCTTCGGCGAGACCGGCGGACACATGACGGCCGCCACCGTGCTCGGACAGCACACCAAGACCACGGTCGGCGGGCGCGACCCGGAGCGCCACGGGCGCCCGATCAAGATCTGCGAGCTGGTGGCGCAGCTCGACGGCGCGGCGTACGTCGCGCGCGCGGCGGCCCACACGCCGTCGGGCATCAAGCTCGCGCAGCAGTACCTGCACGACGCTTTCCGCACGCAGCTGGACGGCAAGGGCTTCTCGCTGGTCGAGATCCTCACCATGTGCCCGACGGACTGGTTCGTCGCTCCGGCCGAGGGTCCCGCGTTCCTCGAGAAGCACCTCGTGCCGACCTTCCCGCTCGGCATCGTGAAGGGCGCCTGAAGCGGGCGGCCGGCGCCCCGTCTCGTGAAAGCGGGCGCGTCTGGTATAGATCTCCCACCCGATGGCGGCTGATCCGGACGGCGGCGCCCTCGCGCGCCGGGTCCACGAGCTGGAGGTCCTCTACGAGAGCCTTCGGGCGCTCAGCTCCACGCTCGACCTGGCACAGCTCGTGCGGACGGTGCTCGCCCGCATCAAGAGCGTCACGTCCGCCGAGGGGCTCTCGCTCCTGCTCTACGATGCCGCGCGTGCCGAGCTCGTCTTCGTCGCCAGCGAGACGCTGTGCGAGGAGACGCTGACCCGCGGGCAGCCCGCGAGCATGCGGGAGATCGGCTCCGACGCCCGCCGCCTCGTGGTGGCGCTGCAGCACGGCGGTCGCCGCGTCGGTCTCCTCGACCTCCGCGATCGCTACGACGGCGGGGCCTTCGACGCGACCGATCGAAAGCGGGTGGAGGACGTCGCCGCCGAGCTCGCGCCGGCGCTCGATCCGACCAGCATCGCGC
The DNA window shown above is from Candidatus Eisenbacteria bacterium and carries:
- a CDS encoding thiamine pyrophosphate-dependent enzyme codes for the protein MSDAMEKVFAVPDLLLRTEHSLCPGCGEPVALRTILEIVGQLGLRDRTICVAGIGCYTAFPMIMDLDVMQALHGRAPSVATGVKRVRPDALVFTMQGDGDMISEGLQEVLHAAARGEKITAIVFNNAVFGETGGHMTAATVLGQHTKTTVGGRDPERHGRPIKICELVAQLDGAAYVARAAAHTPSGIKLAQQYLHDAFRTQLDGKGFSLVEILTMCPTDWFVAPAEGPAFLEKHLVPTFPLGIVKGA